In a single window of the Candidatus Rokuibacteriota bacterium genome:
- a CDS encoding iron-sulfur cluster assembly scaffold protein, with the protein MRYSETLVDHFRNPRNAGMMREPDGVGEGEYPECMDLARVYLRVRGGQVVEARFQSYGCGPTIATSSAGTELITGAQLAELVELSSARVERAVGGLPEDRAHAAEVVSAAIRAAARDALGRAGRT; encoded by the coding sequence GTGCGGTACAGCGAGACGCTCGTGGACCACTTCCGGAATCCACGGAATGCGGGCATGATGCGGGAGCCCGACGGGGTGGGCGAGGGCGAGTACCCGGAGTGCATGGACCTGGCGCGCGTGTACCTGCGGGTGCGGGGCGGTCAGGTGGTGGAGGCGCGCTTCCAGTCCTACGGGTGCGGGCCCACCATCGCCACCTCCAGCGCCGGGACCGAGCTGATCACGGGAGCCCAGCTGGCGGAGCTGGTGGAGCTGAGCAGCGCGCGGGTCGAGCGGGCCGTGGGGGGGCTGCCGGAGGATCGGGCGCACGCGGCCGAGGTGGTGTCGGCGGCCATCAGGGCGGCGGCGCGGGACGCCCTCGGGCGGGCGGGGAGAACATGA
- a CDS encoding cysteine desulfurase translates to MNRRVYLDHNASTPVHPEVLEAMLPYFGERFGNPSSVHAFGREARDGVETAREQVAGFLRTGRDEIVFTSGGTESDNFAIKGVAAARGHGHIITSAIEHHAVLRTCQTLETQGFEATYVPVDGYGMVDPDDVKRALRPDTILVSLMHANSEVGTLQPVAAVGALTRERGIPFHVDAVQTFGKILVDVEGFGIDLLSFSGHKIYGPKGVAGLYIRKGTKLVAVQHGGEHERHRRAGTENVPGIVGLGRAVEIRGRDMEAEAPRLAALRDRLWQGISAVSHEVRLNGHPTRRLPGTCNVCFRHVESESIVLGLDLKGIGVSAGSACTSGNVEPSYVLVAMGVPVDWAMGSVRCSLGRSTTAEDIDYVIEAVVPLVARLRSLSPARV, encoded by the coding sequence ATGAACCGCCGCGTCTATCTCGATCACAATGCCTCCACGCCGGTGCACCCGGAGGTGCTGGAGGCCATGCTGCCCTACTTCGGCGAACGCTTCGGCAACCCGTCGAGCGTCCATGCCTTCGGGCGGGAGGCCCGCGACGGCGTGGAGACCGCCCGCGAGCAGGTGGCGGGCTTCCTCCGCACCGGCAGGGACGAGATCGTCTTCACCTCGGGCGGCACCGAGTCCGACAACTTCGCCATCAAGGGGGTGGCGGCGGCCCGCGGGCACGGGCACATCATCACCTCCGCCATCGAGCACCACGCGGTCCTGCGAACCTGCCAGACGCTGGAGACACAGGGCTTCGAGGCGACGTACGTGCCGGTGGACGGATATGGGATGGTGGACCCCGACGACGTGAAGCGGGCGCTCCGGCCGGACACGATCCTGGTGTCCCTCATGCACGCCAACTCCGAGGTGGGGACCCTCCAGCCGGTGGCCGCCGTCGGCGCCTTGACGCGCGAGCGCGGGATCCCCTTCCACGTGGACGCGGTGCAGACCTTCGGCAAGATCCTCGTCGACGTGGAGGGCTTCGGCATCGACCTTCTGTCCTTCTCGGGCCACAAGATCTACGGACCGAAGGGCGTCGCCGGCCTGTACATACGGAAGGGGACGAAGCTGGTCGCCGTCCAGCACGGCGGGGAGCACGAGCGCCACCGGCGGGCCGGCACGGAGAACGTGCCGGGCATCGTGGGCCTGGGCCGCGCGGTGGAGATCCGGGGGCGCGACATGGAGGCCGAAGCGCCCCGCCTCGCCGCGCTCCGCGACCGACTCTGGCAGGGCATCAGCGCGGTTTCGCACGAGGTGCGTCTCAACGGGCATCCGACCCGGCGGCTCCCGGGGACGTGTAACGTGTGCTTCCGCCACGTGGAGTCCGAGTCCATCGTGCTCGGGCTCGACCTCAAGGGGATCGGCGTGTCGGCCGGCTCGGCGTGCACCTCGGGCAACGTGGAGCCGTCCTACGTCCTCGTGGCCATGGGCGTGCCGGTGGACTGGGCCATGGGCTCCGTGCGCTGCTCGCTGGGCCGGAGCACGACGGCCGAGGACATCGACTACGTCATCGAGGCGGTGGTGCCGCTGGTGGCCAGGCTGCGAAGCCTGTCCCCCGCGAGGGTCTAG
- a CDS encoding DsrE family protein, translating into MDLAGRKLGLMVSTEPAHPNLQTALGLSEAALARGAEVYLYLIDDGVVAVEDVRVQALAERGARLFVCAYGCQKRRLPLSERATNCGLVVLTDIIAGTDRFLALN; encoded by the coding sequence ATGGATCTCGCCGGTCGCAAGCTCGGCCTCATGGTTTCCACGGAGCCCGCCCACCCGAACCTCCAGACGGCCCTGGGCCTGTCGGAGGCGGCGCTCGCGCGCGGGGCCGAGGTGTACCTCTACCTGATCGACGACGGCGTCGTGGCCGTCGAGGACGTGCGCGTCCAGGCGCTGGCGGAGCGCGGAGCCAGGCTCTTCGTGTGCGCCTACGGCTGCCAGAAGCGGCGACTGCCGCTCTCCGAGCGAGCCACCAACTGCGGGCTCGTGGTGCTCACCGACATCATCGCGGGCACGGACCGCTTCCTGGCCCTCAACTAG
- a CDS encoding DsrE family protein, translated as MAGNESVLAMISEDPRTSHRANEAMRIALGVVAGENDVAIVLTDGAVHLLDDETDDLVDGDDIARYRSALRKLDVPFHVDASAIPAGPDWNGEGHRIIPVTPEAIARLAASARRFVIF; from the coding sequence GTGGCTGGCAACGAGTCCGTGCTCGCCATGATCTCGGAGGATCCCCGGACGTCGCACCGGGCCAACGAGGCCATGCGCATCGCCCTCGGCGTCGTGGCCGGCGAGAACGACGTCGCCATCGTGCTGACGGACGGGGCCGTCCACCTGCTCGACGACGAGACCGACGACCTTGTGGACGGCGATGACATCGCCCGGTACCGCTCCGCCCTGAGGAAGCTCGACGTCCCCTTCCACGTCGACGCGAGCGCCATCCCGGCGGGGCCCGACTGGAACGGCGAGGGGCACAGGATCATCCCCGTGACGCCCGAGGCCATCGCGCGGCTCGCAGCCTCCGCCCGGCGCTTCGTCATCTTCTGA